From the genome of Sulfurovum sp. NBC37-1, one region includes:
- the bioV gene encoding pimelyl-ACP methyl ester esterase BioV, with protein MRYFNGFSLRGEEGFFSEWLVGSELCVVGFSYGAQQALEYVHATSKRVDRLILLSPAFFQMQKSSFIRAQLRYFEADKTAYTTQFLQNAAYPSTVDLEPYLQMGSKEELESLLTYRWEKEKIEEIRQRGTVIEVFLGSEDKIIDAEKAFEFFSDIATCYWLKGAGHLLLK; from the coding sequence TTGCGTTACTTCAACGGTTTTTCCCTCAGAGGAGAAGAAGGATTTTTTAGTGAATGGCTTGTAGGGAGTGAACTCTGTGTAGTCGGTTTCAGTTACGGTGCACAGCAGGCACTGGAATATGTTCATGCCACATCCAAAAGAGTGGATAGGCTCATCCTGCTCTCTCCGGCATTCTTCCAGATGCAGAAGTCCAGTTTCATTCGAGCGCAGTTACGCTACTTTGAAGCAGACAAAACAGCTTACACAACACAATTCCTTCAAAATGCAGCTTATCCGTCCACAGTCGATCTTGAACCATACCTGCAGATGGGAAGCAAAGAAGAACTCGAGTCACTCCTGACGTATCGATGGGAGAAAGAGAAAATAGAAGAGATACGCCAAAGAGGTACGGTAATAGAAGTCTTTCTCGGTTCAGAAGACAAGATCATCGATGCGGAGAAAGCATTTGAATTTTTTTCGGATATCGCGACCTGTTACTGGCTGAAAGGTGCCGGGCATCTGCTGTTGAAATAA
- a CDS encoding AAA family ATPase, translating into MKATAQDFRSKLFDKKNLKIILTLSGLVVLLLAYTALRDTDTLITHKQANILYSKDKIKKVIVDGDYIHLKTDGGNYKIYKNAINTAAFFSKYPVEVKEDKGYIFDLLLLLILLGSIGYLFRMMKVNRLQQLRQIRGAREENAEIYEPVQALKSNVTFKDVAGIKDVKEELEEIIDFLREPQKYRDMDIRLPKGVLLVGPPGVGKTLISKAVAGEAGVPFFYQSGASFVHIYVGMGAKRVSELFKKAKQMAPSIIFIDEIDAVGKSRGEFRNDEREATLNQLLTEMDGFEESSGVIVIGATNKIDVLDEALLRAGRFDRRIHISLPDLEDRMKILELYLAHKPNNVDIESVARMTVGFNSAALDTLTNEAAIYAMREGRKVVENSDFEAVKEKVLLGKRKILSFTEEERKIQAVYQGAKAVVATWLDVEFEKIGIVTTRLSVQEHEILSRSKLINRIKVYLAGSIATKLHYNEQFNNAGTDIRQAKELLNKVIYDYWMSEDFIVNPHKEEELMREMVSEVTDLLKKLGKALSDVSEYLLQHENIDQEACRKILLEIF; encoded by the coding sequence GTGAAAGCAACAGCGCAAGACTTTAGATCCAAACTCTTCGACAAAAAAAACCTGAAGATCATCCTCACACTCTCAGGTCTGGTCGTTCTTCTGCTTGCCTACACGGCACTGCGTGATACGGATACCCTGATCACGCACAAGCAGGCCAACATCCTCTACAGCAAGGACAAGATCAAAAAGGTGATCGTGGACGGAGACTATATCCATCTCAAAACGGATGGAGGAAACTACAAGATCTATAAAAATGCCATCAATACGGCCGCTTTTTTCAGCAAATATCCTGTGGAGGTAAAAGAGGATAAAGGCTATATCTTCGATCTGCTTTTGCTGCTGATCCTGCTCGGCTCCATCGGCTATCTTTTCCGAATGATGAAAGTGAACCGTCTGCAGCAGCTCAGACAGATCCGCGGTGCGAGAGAAGAGAATGCAGAGATCTACGAACCGGTCCAGGCACTTAAGTCAAACGTGACCTTCAAGGATGTCGCAGGGATCAAAGATGTCAAAGAGGAGCTCGAAGAGATCATCGACTTCCTTCGTGAGCCGCAGAAATACCGTGACATGGATATACGCCTCCCCAAGGGTGTGCTGCTTGTAGGCCCTCCAGGTGTGGGTAAAACACTTATTTCCAAGGCGGTCGCGGGAGAAGCAGGTGTACCGTTCTTCTATCAAAGCGGTGCTTCTTTCGTGCATATTTATGTGGGTATGGGTGCCAAGCGTGTGAGCGAACTTTTCAAAAAGGCCAAGCAGATGGCACCGAGTATCATTTTTATAGATGAGATAGATGCCGTGGGGAAGAGCAGGGGAGAGTTCAGGAATGATGAACGTGAAGCGACGCTCAATCAACTCCTAACCGAAATGGACGGTTTTGAAGAGAGTTCCGGTGTCATCGTTATTGGTGCGACCAACAAGATCGATGTGCTGGATGAAGCCTTGCTTCGGGCAGGGCGTTTTGACAGACGTATCCATATCTCCCTGCCGGACCTTGAGGACAGGATGAAAATACTCGAACTCTACCTGGCACACAAACCAAACAATGTGGACATCGAAAGTGTAGCGCGTATGACCGTCGGTTTCAATTCGGCTGCGCTGGATACCCTGACAAATGAAGCAGCGATCTATGCCATGAGAGAGGGGCGAAAGGTCGTTGAGAACAGTGACTTCGAAGCGGTCAAGGAGAAGGTACTGCTGGGCAAACGCAAGATACTCAGCTTTACGGAAGAAGAGCGGAAGATACAGGCTGTCTATCAGGGAGCCAAAGCGGTCGTAGCCACCTGGCTGGACGTCGAGTTCGAGAAGATCGGGATCGTTACTACCCGACTCTCCGTTCAGGAACACGAGATACTTTCCCGTTCCAAACTCATCAACCGTATCAAGGTCTATCTTGCCGGAAGCATTGCGACAAAATTGCACTATAATGAACAGTTCAACAATGCCGGTACCGACATCAGGCAGGCTAAAGAGTTGCTCAATAAAGTGATATACGACTACTGGATGAGTGAAGACTTCATTGTCAATCCGCATAAGGAAGAGGAGCTGATGCGTGAAATGGTCTCGGAAGTGACCGACCTTCTCAAAAAACTCGGAAAAGCACTCTCAGATGTTTCCGAGTATCTTCTTCAGCATGAAAACATAGACCAGGAAGCGTGTAGAAAAATACTGCTGGAGATATTTTAA
- the mtaB gene encoding tRNA (N(6)-L-threonylcarbamoyladenosine(37)-C(2))-methylthiotransferase MtaB produces MSSKKVFFKTFGCRTNQFDTQVMMSKLSEFELSQDDTQSDIIVVNSCTVTNGADSSVRNYISSIQRKNPNARVILAGCGSHSKGEALFEDEKVFGVMGHSEKENINEILKKETRFYEIGDLEHIDSTIVEEFVGKSRAFIKIQEGCDFRCSYCIIPAVRGNARSHREETILEQIRKLAANGFGEFILTGTNVGSYGRDHDTSMAKLLKKMSMIRGVRRIRIGSLEPVQIDDEFMELLSEPWMAKHLHIALQHTSDRMLELMNRRNRFATDLELFHRIAEKGYALGTDYIVGHPGEDEKEWKEGISRVKELPLTHVHAFSYSKRDNTASAVMKPEIRGNIAKERHRELTALVKAKNFLFRREHNCDLEVLLESGKNGIYSGFDQYFNRVQVESDEDLSANWVLLNQVEVGSESNSARL; encoded by the coding sequence ATGAGTAGTAAAAAAGTCTTTTTCAAAACCTTCGGATGCCGTACCAATCAGTTTGACACGCAGGTGATGATGTCCAAGCTCAGTGAGTTCGAACTCTCACAGGACGATACGCAGAGCGATATCATTGTGGTCAACTCCTGTACGGTCACGAACGGAGCGGACTCTTCTGTGCGGAACTATATCTCCTCCATACAGCGAAAGAACCCCAATGCAAGGGTCATTCTGGCAGGCTGCGGTTCCCACTCCAAAGGGGAAGCGCTTTTCGAAGATGAAAAAGTATTTGGTGTCATGGGACACTCAGAGAAAGAGAATATCAACGAGATCCTCAAAAAAGAGACACGTTTCTACGAGATCGGTGACCTGGAGCATATCGATTCCACCATCGTTGAAGAATTTGTCGGAAAGAGCAGGGCATTCATCAAGATACAGGAGGGCTGCGACTTCAGATGCTCCTACTGTATCATCCCCGCAGTACGCGGGAATGCACGCTCACACCGAGAAGAGACTATCCTCGAGCAGATCAGAAAACTGGCCGCCAACGGTTTTGGCGAGTTCATACTCACAGGCACCAATGTCGGCTCCTACGGGAGAGACCATGACACCTCCATGGCAAAACTGCTCAAAAAGATGAGTATGATCCGCGGTGTGCGTCGCATCCGTATAGGGAGTCTCGAACCCGTTCAGATCGACGATGAGTTTATGGAACTGCTGAGTGAACCCTGGATGGCGAAACATTTGCATATCGCGCTGCAGCATACTTCTGATCGGATGCTCGAACTGATGAACCGCCGTAACAGATTTGCTACAGACCTGGAACTTTTTCACCGGATCGCAGAGAAGGGCTATGCGCTGGGGACGGACTACATCGTAGGGCATCCCGGAGAAGATGAGAAGGAGTGGAAGGAAGGTATTTCCCGTGTCAAGGAACTACCTTTGACACATGTGCATGCCTTCTCCTACTCCAAGCGTGACAATACCGCTTCGGCTGTTATGAAACCCGAAATTCGGGGTAACATCGCAAAAGAGCGCCACCGTGAGCTGACGGCACTTGTCAAAGCAAAGAACTTCCTTTTTCGGCGTGAGCACAACTGTGATCTCGAAGTATTGCTGGAGAGCGGCAAAAACGGCATCTATAGCGGATTCGATCAGTATTTCAACCGTGTACAAGTAGAAAGTGATGAGGATCTCAGTGCGAACTGGGTACTTCTCAATCAAGTGGAGGTAGGCAGTGAAAGCAACAGCGCAAGACTTTAG
- the aroB gene encoding 3-dehydroquinate synthase, with protein MIVPIELAHTKNITYDITIDALPQLTFDTKVAVVTNPTVAGYHLQTLLAHIKAPQLEVITVPDGEEYKTLETVETILNELFEHKFDRKSLLIAFGGGVIGDMTGFTASLYQRGIDFIQIPTTLLSQVDASVGGKTGVNNRYGKNLIGAFYQPKAVYIDPAFLKTLPSREFSAGVAEIIKMAVMFDKDYFEFLVTADLSDEEVLKETIRRSVELKAWVVNQDEKEAGIRAVLNYGHTFGHVVENETGYTTYLHGEAVAIGMVMANALAVELGLLGETEADRIKALLEKASLPTHYTIKDVDDFYEHFFLDKKSANNSIKFILPEGIGGHKIVSDIDESVVKNVLKKFEEEV; from the coding sequence ACCAAAGTTGCCGTAGTGACCAATCCCACTGTGGCGGGTTACCACCTTCAAACACTGCTTGCACACATAAAAGCACCGCAGCTTGAGGTGATCACCGTACCCGACGGAGAGGAATACAAGACACTTGAGACGGTAGAGACGATCCTCAATGAGCTTTTTGAACATAAGTTCGACAGAAAATCCCTTCTGATCGCATTTGGCGGCGGGGTCATTGGAGACATGACCGGGTTTACGGCAAGTCTTTACCAGCGCGGGATCGATTTCATTCAAATCCCTACGACACTGCTTTCACAGGTCGATGCGAGTGTTGGAGGGAAAACAGGTGTAAACAACAGGTATGGCAAGAACCTTATCGGTGCGTTCTACCAGCCAAAAGCGGTCTATATCGATCCCGCATTTTTGAAAACCCTTCCTTCGAGGGAATTTTCAGCCGGTGTGGCAGAGATCATCAAAATGGCGGTGATGTTTGACAAAGACTATTTTGAATTCCTGGTCACTGCCGATCTGAGCGATGAAGAGGTACTCAAAGAGACGATACGTAGAAGCGTAGAGCTCAAAGCCTGGGTAGTCAACCAGGATGAAAAGGAAGCAGGGATACGCGCCGTACTCAACTATGGACACACCTTCGGCCACGTGGTCGAGAACGAGACCGGCTATACTACCTATCTTCACGGTGAAGCCGTTGCGATCGGTATGGTCATGGCAAACGCGCTGGCAGTCGAACTTGGCCTGTTGGGTGAAACCGAGGCTGATCGTATCAAAGCACTTTTGGAAAAAGCTTCTCTGCCGACACACTACACGATCAAAGATGTGGATGATTTCTATGAGCACTTCTTCCTGGACAAGAAGAGTGCGAACAACAGTATAAAATTCATTTTGCCTGAAGGCATAGGCGGACATAAAATTGTCAGCGATATCGATGAGAGCGTGGTAAAGAATGTTTTGAAGAAGTTTGAGGAAGAGGTATGA
- a CDS encoding mechanosensitive ion channel family protein, translating to MMHRLLAVSLLCSMLLFAAPATEQNGTVAVTHTVQENNQSVTTLQRKSGDAQAKARQLKALIEKKQALDKKLLDNNIWSKIYSNYHTYMELRKQKEHLDDQMAILDNKYKRTKEEEKAFEMLKSKRSIIEGKLQLLKEYESDPFKKFLKPPEITDVPTVGNPLAIISALSYIKKLKTDETEYESRYESIKKVMEKLEERKLLLKKILLYDANNTKYKEELLDTEEKIKTFTPVVEIFKTTQNVYTKKIDELTLNLRADIKREMEKASNIGMIILFFILFILLIKYLVRRYMSDNDRFYTINKALNFTFVTLMLLTLLFAYIENVNYIVTILGFASAGIAIAMKDWFMSIMGWFVIIIGGAIHVGDRVKFVREGVEYVGDVVDISLLRMTIQEDITLTTYMHNRRAGRIIFVPNNFIFTDMVANYSHAGLKTVWDGIDFMITFDSNVTKASSIAKEVTKKYAKGYTEITRKQLNKLRSQYSMKNTNVEPRIYTFIEPYGIKISAWYHTNAYATLTLRSTISMEIIERLQAENDIFLAFPTQSIYVDKDVRKPLPPEEIQYDEDTLA from the coding sequence ATGATGCACAGGCTTCTTGCTGTTTCACTCCTGTGCAGTATGCTTCTTTTTGCGGCGCCGGCCACAGAGCAGAACGGGACGGTTGCCGTAACACATACGGTTCAGGAGAACAATCAAAGCGTCACCACACTGCAAAGAAAATCCGGTGATGCGCAGGCCAAGGCCAGGCAACTCAAAGCCCTGATAGAGAAAAAGCAGGCACTCGATAAGAAACTGCTCGACAACAACATCTGGTCAAAGATCTACAGCAACTATCATACTTACATGGAACTGAGGAAACAAAAAGAGCATCTGGATGATCAGATGGCCATTCTCGATAACAAATACAAACGAACAAAAGAGGAAGAGAAAGCCTTTGAAATGCTCAAAAGCAAGCGCTCCATTATCGAGGGGAAGCTGCAGTTGCTCAAAGAGTACGAAAGTGATCCTTTCAAAAAATTCTTGAAGCCGCCGGAAATTACCGATGTTCCAACCGTGGGAAATCCTTTGGCGATCATCTCTGCTCTTTCCTACATCAAGAAACTCAAAACGGATGAAACAGAATACGAGAGCCGGTATGAATCCATAAAAAAAGTCATGGAGAAACTCGAGGAGAGGAAGCTGCTTCTCAAGAAGATACTCCTCTACGATGCGAACAACACAAAATACAAAGAGGAGCTTTTAGATACCGAAGAGAAGATCAAAACATTCACACCGGTTGTCGAGATTTTCAAGACCACGCAAAATGTATATACCAAAAAGATCGACGAACTGACACTCAATCTTCGTGCAGACATCAAAAGAGAGATGGAGAAGGCCAGCAACATCGGTATGATCATCCTCTTTTTCATTCTTTTTATCCTGCTGATCAAGTATCTTGTTCGACGCTACATGTCGGACAATGACCGCTTTTACACCATAAATAAAGCGTTGAATTTTACTTTTGTGACACTGATGCTGCTGACACTGCTTTTTGCCTATATAGAGAATGTGAACTATATCGTGACCATTCTTGGGTTCGCCTCCGCGGGTATTGCTATTGCGATGAAGGACTGGTTCATGTCTATTATGGGCTGGTTCGTCATTATCATCGGCGGTGCCATTCATGTAGGGGACAGAGTGAAATTTGTACGTGAAGGTGTGGAGTATGTGGGAGATGTCGTCGATATCTCTTTGCTGCGTATGACCATTCAGGAAGACATTACCTTAACGACCTATATGCACAACAGAAGAGCAGGGCGGATCATATTTGTACCCAATAATTTCATTTTTACCGATATGGTCGCCAACTATTCACATGCAGGCCTGAAAACGGTATGGGACGGTATAGATTTCATGATCACCTTTGATTCCAATGTTACAAAAGCCTCTTCCATTGCAAAAGAAGTCACCAAAAAATATGCCAAAGGCTATACGGAGATCACCCGGAAACAGCTAAATAAACTCAGAAGCCAGTACAGTATGAAAAATACCAATGTAGAGCCTCGCATCTATACCTTCATTGAGCCGTATGGTATCAAGATCTCCGCCTGGTACCATACCAATGCCTATGCGACACTGACACTGAGAAGTACGATCTCCATGGAGATCATAGAGCGACTGCAGGCTGAGAACGACATCTTCCTCGCCTTCCCGACACAGTCTATCTATGTTGACAAGGATGTGCGAAAGCCTCTGCCTCCCGAAGAGATACAGTATGATGAGGATACGCTGGCATGA